Proteins encoded within one genomic window of Methanothrix harundinacea 6Ac:
- a CDS encoding 30S ribosomal protein S17e codes for MGSVKPNYIKNFADDLMKAYQGVFNNDFEHNKDMVSEYTDIKNKTIRNRVAGYITRKAQIRGE; via the coding sequence ATGGGAAGCGTAAAGCCTAACTACATCAAGAATTTTGCAGATGACCTGATGAAGGCCTACCAGGGGGTCTTCAACAACGACTTCGAGCATAACAAGGATATGGTCTCGGAGTACACCGACATCAAGAACAAGACCATCCGCAACCGAGTCGCGGGCTACATAACCCGCAAAGCCCAGATCCGAGGAGAGTAA
- the thiD gene encoding bifunctional hydroxymethylpyrimidine kinase/phosphomethylpyrimidine kinase: MAPVLLTVGGSDSSGGAGIQADIKTFGALGCHGTSAITAVTAQNTLGVLEVYPMPPEAVISQLAALAEDFEISAAKTGMLSSREVVLEVAGFFEREEIPLVVDPVVEAEAGGRLLDPEALGLLVERLIPLARVVTPNIFEAEALTGIRVTDEGSALRAGEAILDLGAEAAVVTGGHLAGDDLLVTAKGYCIIRGERVPGGNHGVGCTYSAATAAFLAGGRDIEEAARLAKAFAAGSVRKSIAVGRGASPVNPLGEALERADRYVVFTGVSDGVEALLSEPALVDLIPEVGLNLGMAIFGASGPEDVAAVEGRLVRAGRRVRACGSVRFGASRHVARIILAAMSFDPGARAAMNLRFGEDVLEAALALGLSASDFSREEEPEGEKTMSWGTGEAIRRFRSGSKEGGATDPGRLERPVPQVIWDRGGPGKEPMLRLLGRSAGEVADLAVEIARGLSARREPIN, from the coding sequence CCGGAGGGGCGGGGATCCAGGCGGACATCAAGACCTTCGGAGCCCTCGGCTGCCACGGGACCTCGGCGATCACCGCCGTTACCGCCCAGAACACCCTCGGCGTCCTGGAGGTCTACCCCATGCCCCCCGAGGCGGTCATATCCCAGCTTGCGGCCCTAGCCGAGGACTTCGAGATCTCCGCCGCCAAGACGGGGATGCTCTCATCCCGGGAGGTGGTCCTGGAGGTCGCCGGCTTCTTCGAGAGGGAGGAGATCCCCCTGGTCGTCGACCCGGTGGTGGAGGCGGAGGCGGGAGGACGGCTCCTCGATCCGGAGGCCCTCGGCCTCCTCGTCGAGAGGCTCATCCCCCTAGCCCGGGTCGTCACCCCCAACATCTTCGAGGCGGAGGCGTTGACGGGGATCCGGGTCACCGACGAGGGGAGCGCCCTCCGGGCCGGGGAGGCGATCCTCGACCTGGGGGCGGAGGCGGCCGTCGTCACCGGAGGCCATCTCGCCGGAGACGACCTTCTGGTGACGGCGAAAGGATACTGCATCATCCGGGGCGAGAGGGTCCCGGGAGGAAACCACGGCGTCGGCTGCACCTACTCGGCGGCCACAGCCGCATTTCTGGCGGGGGGGAGGGATATCGAGGAGGCGGCGAGGCTCGCGAAGGCCTTCGCCGCCGGCTCGGTGAGAAAGAGCATCGCCGTCGGCAGGGGCGCCTCCCCCGTCAACCCCCTCGGCGAAGCCCTCGAGAGGGCGGACCGATACGTCGTCTTTACGGGGGTCTCCGACGGGGTCGAGGCCCTCCTCTCGGAGCCGGCCCTCGTCGATCTGATCCCGGAGGTGGGGTTGAATTTGGGGATGGCGATATTCGGCGCCTCGGGCCCCGAAGACGTCGCCGCCGTCGAGGGGAGGCTGGTGAGGGCGGGCAGAAGGGTCCGAGCATGTGGATCGGTCCGGTTCGGGGCGAGCCGCCACGTCGCCAGGATCATCCTCGCGGCGATGAGCTTCGATCCCGGGGCGAGGGCGGCGATGAACCTCCGGTTCGGCGAGGATGTCCTGGAGGCGGCCCTCGCCCTCGGCCTCTCGGCGTCCGATTTCAGCCGGGAGGAGGAGCCGGAAGGCGAGAAGACGATGAGCTGGGGGACGGGGGAGGCGATACGCCGCTTCAGGTCCGGGTCGAAGGAGGGGGGTGCGACCGATCCGGGCCGGTTAGAGCGGCCGGTCCCCCAGGTCATCTGGGACCGGGGCGGCCCCGGAAAGGAGCCCATGCTCAGGCTCCTGGGCCGATCCGCCGGCGAGGTGGCGGATCTGGCGGTGGAGATCGCCAGGGGTCTATCCGCCAGACGGGAACCTATAAATTGA